Sequence from the Maniola hyperantus chromosome Z, iAphHyp1.2, whole genome shotgun sequence genome:
AtaggtagtttatttatttattagttgaaatatcttcACCTTAAATTTACCTTtagtagctacctacttacctatgtgAATATCAGACAaaacaggtaggtatacctaactcAATAAGCTAGGTAGATATTAAAATCATGATGCCCTCAAGAACGACTTTTAGCGAGCTTCCAGGCACTCTTAAActtaaaaagtacctaggtacattataGGTACAACTACTTAGATCTATTTTGGTGCTGATTTTACCAACATCGAGTGACTGTCaggtaacatacctacctacctaggtaaaatAACTACTTTACTGTAGGACTTGTGTCACATTTAAAGGCCACTGATGCATAAAATTCTCTAGCGATGTCTAAGTCAAAAAACCCTGGTCGAGTCCATGTAAAGGGGATCTCgtattgtgtacctacctatttgtttgGCACAAGAACGTTGCCTCTCTGTAACATTGAGTCTCTAGGAACATGACATCTGAATGTTcggtattgtacctacctacttagaaagaattttatttcaattttcttcgtaaattttttaaaatggcGTAATCAAATTTGCAACTAGCGCGGCTGTCGGGGCGCTGCGCCTGCGCCGCTGCTGAAAGTTGGTAGAACACTGCTAGGGTTACCATCCATCCGAGTTTCTCCGGATTTGTCCTGGTTTGGAGTCCGCGTCCGGGGAGCGTCCAGACGGGTATTCTAGGTATTTAGGTCTGGGTTTAATACATTTATTATAAGAGAAGTCTCCCTAGCGCGCACTTAAGCGCTTTCCATACAATAGTATATTTTGActtctcatttaaatattaagtaactaatcaaactcaatgaaatatTGTAGACACATTcatgaaataaacgttttttaagATGCTGTTAAGTAAATAAGATAATAagataaataaagtttattaaatTTCACTAAGTTCCATTATcgtcatcaacctatcgccggtttACTACTGGACATAGATCTCCTCTCAGGATCCGAAGGATTTGGTCTTTTAGTTCATAGTCATGGATTTGTATGGTGCTCCGTGGTGgtagtgcgtattgcttgcgTGGTGGCTGTCTTTTCCTGCATGTtcagcagtgggagggcgggcgttTCAGCgaatttttattagaaaaacATACAGCTTAGTTtcataaaaaaccagccaagtgtgaggattccgtacaacagtcataatatttttcatcataatattgcacgataaatcaaaatttactatgaataaaaataaattaaaaatctgttttaggatgtacctacagataaaatcatcaatatatataatattataaaagaaagtgTACAATGTGCGTGCCGCTAAAACTCAGAAATGAGTCCCGGTACGATCAAGGTAGTTATATGGTGTGATAGCTCTCTATCTCCCGTCCATGAAGAAGGTTCCCGTTTTTATCTGAAGGGTGTGCTTTTGAAGATATAAGTGTTGGAAGTTTCGCCTTACgtgagctataagacctatctacctgccaaatttcatgattctaattcAACGGGAAATAGGTACCCTAtgggttttttgacagacacgacagacagacctacagacagacaacgaagtgatcctataaaggttccttttttattttgaggtacgaaaccctaaaaaggtaattCAAAAAGCTATTACAGAAGCCAATTAAGTCTCCACAGTTTAGTTAACAATTAGTAAGCATAACTACTAAACAAGTATGTAACAAAAATACAATACAAGGTAATTACTCGTAGGTATATACCATAAACGATATAGGTCCGCCCCCTGCCATCAAGCCTTGTATTGTGTACATTTATTGATGGCAGCCTATAAAAGCTGTAATTGGTTAGGaggttcgccttctaatcggaggttggggattcgatcctgggcacgcacgcacctctaacttttcggagttatgtgcgttttaagtgattaaatatcacttgctttaacggtgaaggaaaacatcgtgaggaaacctgcatgcctgagagttctccataatgttctcaaaggtgtgtgattttatatagtatttatatacatgtatattgtatatattatattatattttatagtatgtacctattagagtgtatgtgtttatatatacctatatatattatatttatagctacattgcgactccccgtcttacagttctataagttcttaagtatgggttgcctggaagagatcactttagtgataaggtcgccctttgttttttaagtgtatcctgtattcttacactctgtaaatctattaacaataaagttattttaaattaaattaaattaagtctacctatccgcacatggccagcgtggtagactatggccaaacccttctcactctgagaggagatccgtgctctgcagtgagccggcggcgatgagttgatcaagATGATTGATGGCAGAGACGATAATAGGggagattatagcaaattaagtttttggtttcTTGATACCTATCATGGACTggcgcaaaataacgcctgcttctatacaataatttttagatggcgatgataataataatgattgtaaCTAAAGTTTAAGGTAATAAGCAATCAACCAAGTAAACGTTGATTGCTCGATGCAGATTTGTCTTGTTTTGGTAGATTCTAGTAAATTAGGCTTATAGTTATTGTCCCTCGagcatttcattttatttgccAGATAAAAATGAACAGACAAGTAAAAAgcccagtagggcgattgcctaaaacctgcatcaatcgcttcgcttgctcactattggctacaatacatttttgcaacaagaatcgcacaaattcaggcaatcaaaacaattgagattgtaataatgattgatgcaggttttagacaatcgccctaccgcaatcgcgcagcagggtGTAGTCCCGAAAATCCGGTGTTTGTCCCAGTTTGTCCtagttatattttatagatGGTAGCCGTGAGCACACGCCATGAAGTAGGCGGAGCCTGGCGGCGGCCGGCGCGCGGGTATAAAAGGCAAAAACGGGGGCGCTTCGCCGCATTATTTTGTACACCGCCGCCCAAAGCAAGTGTTGGTAAGAGCTCTGAAttaactttaactttttttaaatttctagtattttaatttatacctTAGTTTTAgggagttttatttaattttaagcaCCCGGTTACTATTCCTAACTAACTTCAGAAAAATGAGGTTCTATTTTTGCACctttttcaacattttaatttgttttcagACACACTAGAGACGATCCTGGTCGCTGGCGGGGTAggtaagttattttattaaagtagagctatttttgataaaattctAGTCATTCATTCAATTTTAGATTTTTGTACCTCCTATTTGCTAATCAAAATACCTACTGAGTCCTACATTTTGTGCGCGTACAAAGcgcgatttaagtttttaattttttctaattacctacctaggACTTACCTACTTTTAGATTTTTGTATTCTAGGTAATCAAAATACTGAGTCCTACGTTTTGTGCGCGTAGGTACAAGGcgtgatttaagttttaattttttctaattaggtaggtacctaggtacctaccaacctaCTGACCGGTATAACTAGCTACTTAATTTGAAATGTTCACGTCGAAATACCTAGTCTGCTATTTTGACATGTGGCCATACAAACCAAAGCCCATGTTTTGCCCGATTTTTTTGtgtagataggtatacctacctacatatatataatttttatttgtcgatatttcgacccaattgcacgggtgcACCCGGGGgtggtcccgtcgtgaccatgACCCGTCGATGTCGATATtacaacccaattgcacgggtgcACCCGGGGgtggtcccgtcgtgaccatgACCCGTCGATGTCGATATtacaacccaattgcacgagtcgtggtcacgacgggaccacGCCCGGGTgcacccgtgcaattgggttgaaatatcgacaaataaaaacatcaaattaatcgtggtacctatgtaggtacctacccgttatctaaataggtttataaaaggaaaagatgactgactgactgactgatctatcaacgcacagctcaaactactggacaaatcggggtgaaatttggcatgcagatagctatgtatgacgtaggcatccgctaagaaagaatatttaaaaattcaaaccgTACGGCgcgggggtgaaatagcggtttgaaatttgtgtactccacgcagacgatgtcacgagcataagctagtctaagtacattaaaatatgatatgaCTGTCGATTTTCATTTTTGTTTCATATAGAAACTCTTGAATGAATGTGGAGTCATAGGTAATGttatgtgtgcgtgtgtgtgcaCTTCTGCAGGTTTCCCCGCCAGCGGCCAGAACAGACAGCCAGCAGCGACAATAACatacttattaggtaggtacaacatgTGACCATACAACGGAAGAATGAACCTCCCTGCCTTGGCAGGGAGGACCTTTAgcgccaccgggtccactatgggccccaaccaccccgaccaacccgctcctgggccccatcagggcccggagttcccccagacattttacaaagacgtcgacatgagtgctctcatcgccgacctcgcgacccgagaccccaactaccttaagaaatttaaggtacatgcgagtcggacgcctacgcgctacgaccgtcccccggcatctcctccctcggccacggccatggaggacgacaccccgaccgtgacaccgaccgacactaaggagcctcactccaaaaccccagccgggccttcagcccaaaaaccgatcccgaccaaggagcctcactccgaaacgtccccagcctcctctgaaacagaggaattcatgacggtgcagacgaaggcccagaagcgaaagctgaaggcctcaaagtcgcacgcaaacccacctaaaaaggtgggcgttgcagccccttcagggcccggtaACCAACCCACGACCTCCCAAGCGACCTCCGAGGAGGAGTCtgaagactcccccatggaggaaCCGCCAAGGGAAAAAGTCCCTCCTCTCTTCATTAGAGAGAAACTGAGCTGGCAGCGTATCCTGCCACTTTTAGACCAGCAGGGTATCTCcttcacgagtgcccgctcgaccgcagtgggcatcaaagttcaatgcccaacttcaggcgaccatcgccttctcaccaagactctccgtcaagagaatgtagggttccacacctacgctcttcccgacgaacgcgttttacgcgtagtcattcgcggccttccgaaggagctgaacaccgaccacataaagacagacctcctttcccaggagctgccagtactagaggttcacaggatgtaccatcctagaaccaaagccccctacgagatggtgctcgtaaccctcgaacttacccccgcgggtaagaaaatcaacaacatcacatcggtgtgtcgtctcacgggtcttaaaatagagcccccccgtaaccgtggcaggatgggccagtgccatcgctgccagatgtacggccattccgcaaggaattgtttcgcccaccccaggtgcgtaaagtgcctaggggaccacggcacctccgactgccccaggaagcaacctaccgaggaacccccgagctgtgttctttgcaggtctcaagggcacaccgcgaattatcgcggatgccctaaagcccccaaggagcaaaagcgaagggtcaaaccggccggccgcaaacctgctgcagctccccaacccgcccagaaattcgtccctgcgccggctccggccaccaacgcatgggaaaaaccccttcccagggctaacccccctgcgccaaagcccgcccaaccagccccggccaagcccgcccaatcaGCCCCGGTAAAGGCTCCCGCGCCTACGCCCCAGCCCCAAGCAGAGCCTTCTCTCCATTCATCCGCGGCGActaacgctgcggataatctccacttaatcgaaactgtcctcgcctctattgatatagtggagatggaagttttcgcccggaccttcaggaaggatcccaaattagctattacccaacacttgggtctgctcatctccattaataaccttaaagcaacccataatggatagtacgaccaaaggtagattaaaaccccactccttagtagtcgcgttctacaacgcgaacggccttatcgaccaaatggacgaagtccgccaatttgtatgtgcacatcaaaccgacattcttctagtgcaagagaccttcttgaaacctagtagaagtaatcccagaattgctaattttaatatagtcagaaacgacagggccactgctaagggtggcactgccatatactacagaagggctcttcactgcactcctctcgatcctccacaactaaccaacatggaagcttccatatgtcaggtgagtatgactggccatccgtcggtcatactagcatccgtttatctctctccctcgaaagatctgttagaaagtgacatccgcgcacttctctcactaggagactccgttatcgtggccggagaccttaacgccaaacatcaaagttggaattgccgctccccgaactcacgaggacgccaactcgaaagactgacgcaccgccccgatcttaacttcatagttatagcccctgacacaccgactcgttatccaatgaccgacaattcaacagacagaccggacatactcgatatagctcttctaaagaacatcgcccttcaggtgagtcctttggaggtgctgtccgagctaggttcagaccaccgtcccgtcctaatgcggctaggacccccgcccaccgcggcccccccgaccaaaacagtcattgacttcaagaagctctcagagcatcttaagtctatagactcagtgcacatctctcaaattcctgacattataggtagtctagatgaagcgcatgcagcctcactgcaccttactaatcatatccgtgatgctctaagcgcctgctcccgacagatgccgaacggtttcacccgtcgacagttgccggacgacgccagagagctcatcaccatcaaaaacgctaaacgtagagcccatgacgcatgtcctaacgccgacaaccggagagaactctggagagcccagagggaggtaaaggctcgccttgccgaactccgcgacgaacaatgggacaggaagctgagtgagctcaagccatcgcatgtagcctactacagcctggcgagagctctcaaagccgaccctgtctcggccactcctccgcttttacgtcccaatcaaccgcccgcctttgaagatgtcgataaggccgaatgcttggccgatagcttagaagcccaatgctccccgagcaccatctctgtagacaagtcccatatagaactagtcgaaaacaaactagcatctatcttctcttccgccccaggtggcgatccaatcctcccgacgaatagcggcgaagttcgtcaaattatcaaagaatttcacgccaaaaaagccccaggccccgactctattaataacaaaactctaaagttactccccgacgtattaatcaacctcctggttgtcattttcaacaccctcatggcgggatgctccttccccgacaggtggaaagaagctaccgttataggcatccccaagccagggaaacctaggaacctccctactagctaccgccccattagtttgctcaacacccttggcaaggtgtatgagaaagtcatccttaaccgacttaggtccgtcgtagaggagaaaaacctcctcaacgacgagcaatttggctttcgaaccagacactcatgtgttcatcaagtgcaccgcctcacggagcacatccttctcggtttcaaccgattcaaaacgagaggtatcccaacgggagccctcttcttcgatgtagccaaagccttcgacaaggtgtggcacgccggcttgatctacaagctttaccatctaggcgtgcccgaaagactcgtacgtttactacgagaatttctcaccaatcgaactttccgctaccgtctggatggaaccctatcctccccaagacctcttcgagcaggagtccctcagggctccctgctctcgccacttttgtacgcgctgtacaccagcgacattcccagatcccctcatgttcatatagcccagttcgcggatgacaccgctctatacagctccgacttaaactaccggaacgttaaagctcgactccaaaaggcagtcagtagcctaggccactggttccgcctttggaggatagaggttaacccggagaaaagcgcagcagtgctctttcaaaagtccaaaaggaaatcacaatacaaacttcgacagactgaaataactctttacgaccgccccattccctggcaaactaataccaagtacttgggtgtaacctttgatgacaagatgagcttcgccgcgcacattcgtagagtccgcaagaacgcagcgtatgtgctctcccgtctttaccccatgatttgcgcaaagagcaaaatgtcacttcgacataaagtcacgctatacaaaacgtgcatccgcccaataatgtcttatgcctgtgttgcatttgcacacctgccgccctcctctctcaaacctctccaagtcctacagaataagtttatgcgtacggccactggctccccgtggtacatgcgcaacgtggacctccacagagacctccaactcccgacaatagctcattactttaaacagctttccaaaaattattttgagaaagccattagacaccccaaccccctaatagttgaggcagcgacttacacccctgaccgaaacgaccccccagataaaagacgccctaagcacgtccttaacgaccccgacgatcaaatcatgaccgacaatgcaccctatctcgtagggatacacaattcaacctcatcacagcgtcttcgccggcgaagacgaggtccccgatttctaacgtcacccggacgtgggctcacgccacggcctcgggggcgtacggactaaccaacaaaaccgacaactccacccatcccaacgtcatcctaagccgtggtccgagcctcacaggaggcgcccttaggaggacgttgccccccgacctctcgaattatttcttcgagccctagggctcacccccaggcggagcttcgcgctcgccaacccccccggtgacgctgtagcggccagtagggcctacgcagcatagtcaatccgaaacaacacaaaaaaaggAAGAATGAAGACTTAGATTGGAGTTATAACGTCTTTAAAGATGACTACGACATTAATAAAGAGAGTAGTGTAGAAgaactctgagtacggcggcggggtgattaggtacgtatctcgcgacaggcttgcgacaggcgtaaatctcgcgatcattgctgtcaaacgtccggctagagagagacagcaatagccacaaagcaaaataagaagaagagagacggcaaatgaactgtcgcatttcTACTGCTGTAGCGTtactgtcgctactgcaacgttttacataATAAACTCGCGGTTCGTGACATTGAAACCACTCGATCAGGAACAGGAAGGCATTTCCGGAGCCACCATTGATGACGAAGAAGACAAAGAAGATTCGTCTTCTTCGTACGAAGACGAAGTTTTTACTGAACGTTTTGACAGCACATCTCAAGCTGATGATTTCTGTAAGTgccttttaattatttactagctgatgcccgcgacttcgtccgcgtgtatttatgtttttaaaagtccattaaaaagggtttttgaaaattcaattcctaagggggtaaaatagggggttgaaatgtgtatggtccacgcggacgaagtcgcggacgcAAGCTAGTCACGCCAAtaaagtagtaaaataaaattttgcgtGTTCTCCCGgatatattttttagtatttctttttaatttgttcCAGGGCTTAATTACTATACTTCAAGTTACAATCAAGCCTACGGACCAGAACTGTTTGAGTATTTGATGATGAGGGACAGAACTCCTCAAGTTCCAAATATAAGCGACTCAAAACGTGTTGCTATATTGAATTGGCTAGTGAACATcaacgtaagtacctacgtctACCTGTACCTACAAGTTCTAGTGTGACTCATACTGTTTTCGTAGTTAATCCAAATAATTATGTTCATATCCAGGGCTCGATAGGAAACCCTGCAGTAGTGCAAACGGCAGCATGGTATTTGGATGCCCTACTCTCGGTCACTGAACTCAATATAAACAAGTGGCAAGTGGTTGGTGTCGCTTGCTATTGGATAGCGATGAAAATACACGGAAAGAGCTATTCTCTCAAGGCGTTGGTCACAATCGGCGGGGATGCCTACTCTGCTAAGGTTTTGAAGTTTACGGAGAGACTTGTTTTGAGAACACTGGTAAGATTTCATTGTTTCATTCTTAATTAAATACAaatcttatattataaatactacaGTGCGTCAATTTGTTACTAACTTTTCACGAGCCAcacgtttaaccaattttgacgaaatttcatacagagatagcttgcatcccggggacggacataggctacttttgttccCTAtaaactcatcgccggctcacttcagagcacgggtctcctcacagagtgaaaaggttttggccatagtctaccacgctggccatgtgcggattggattggtagacttcacacacctttgagaacattatggataactctcaggcatgcaagtttgctcacgatgtcttccttggactgttaaagcaagtgatatttaattacttgaaacgcaccTTACTCCGAAAGTTAGTGCGTGCCCGTgtatcgaacccccaacctccgattagaaagcggacgtcctaaccactgggctatctcAGCTTTTTTCTACAATACGGCTACTTTTGGTAGACCCCCTACTAACCTAATCGTGCTTTATTTTCCAGGAATTTCCGATCCAGCCAGTAGTGGCGCAGGATTTTATATCCTATTTGTCGTGGGAGTGCGACGCGACAAACTACGCGGACATCGAGACGGCCGCCACGATGTTCTACATGGCGGTGCTTGTGCTGCAGAAGTCCCTCAAGCTGTACCCTACAGCGCTAGCAGCCGTCGCTGCTATACGCAACGCCTTGAACATGCTCCACAAGCAGGAGTTACTCGAGAAGCTCGCGAACAATGCTgtgtaagttattttttaaattatgataaGCGTTTGCGCTGCATTTtccaagtttttttttgttttcatattCTAGGGCTTATGGTAAGTAGAAATGTCTTTGTATGTCCGCTGCAAAGGCTCAGGCACGCTcaggtataaaatatataattaagcaatgaaatgaaaaaaacttATGAATGCATATCAATAATTCTGGACaggatataatatacttattgttatattttatgttgatagatcagtcagtcagtcagtcaccttttcgttttatatatttaagattagctAGTAACAGCTAGTTAGTTTATAAATATTGTAGACGTTAAAAATCATGTGTTCAATGCAAATGTAATTTCGACGCGACTCGCGCGCCACGTGTCGCATTGCACGTTGATGGAATGTCAGAAATCTTCACGCAAGTGCCcaaacaacaactgtacaaagtttcaatgCATAGAAGACGGTTACAAATATTTAtacgatttttgtttttttttcagattttgaAGAATCCTCCGTCCGCCAGTTGCCATGAACAGCGCATCGCACGAATTGCTATAAAACCGGcgcgcggcggggtgattacgtaaaacgttgcagtagcgacagcagtagcaatgcgacagttcatttgctgtctctcttcttcttcttgttcttattttgctttgtggctattgctgtctctctctaaccGGACGTTTgccagcaatgatcgcgagatttacgcctgtcgcaagcctgtcacgagatacgtaatcaccccgcgggtcaaTTTagatgatgtacctacctacctacgaatGTTCGGAACACATGCGGAAAAAAATTCATTGTCAGCCGACGACTTCGTGCGCATAGACCCTGCCACTTCTaaattatagatattttttcaACAATAAATTACAGACTGTCACAGTTGCCGTGGCGGCTCAAAGAAGTCGCAGTGTGTGTGCGCACGGAGTCACAGCCGACGACTTCGTGCGCATAGACCCTGCCACTTCTaaattatagatattttttcaACAATAAATTACAGACTGTCACAGTTGCCGTGGCGGCTCAAAGAAGTCGCAGTGTGTGTGCGCACGGAGTCACAGCCGACGACTTCGTGCGCATAGACCCTGCCACTTCTaaattatagatattttttcaACAATAAATTACAGACTGTCACAGTTGCCGTGGCGGCTCAAAGAAGTCGCAGTGTGTGTGCGCACGGAGTCACAGCCGACGACTTCGTGCGCATAGACCCTGCCACTTCTAAATTATAGATATATTTTCAACAATAAATTACAGACTGTCACAGTTGCCGTGGCGGCTCAAAGAAGTCGCAGTGTGTGTACGCACGGAGTCACAGCCGACGACTTCGTGAGCATAGACCCTGCCACTTCTaaattatagatattttttcaACAATAAATTACAGACTGTCACAGTTGCCGTGGCGGCTTAAAGAAGTCGCAGTGTGTGTGCGCACGGAGTCACAGCCGACGACTTCGTGCGCATAGACCCTGCCACTTCTaaattatagatattttttcaACAATAAATTACAGACTGTCACAGTTGCCGTGGCGGCTTAAAGAAGTCGCAGTGTGTGTGCGCACGGAGTCGCAGCCGACGACTTCGTGCGCATAGACCCTGCCACTTCTAAATTATAGATATTacgtatataataataaactacAGATTGTCATTAGTTGCCGTCGATCGTTCATAATGGTAGTTTGATGCTGTAGGTATAGCGCATAACTGATTAAGgacttattccaccttcctaaataagacgtcATAAATGGTATActtagttaccgtcaaactagacaactttgccactcaatgatactttttccaaaaagcaatttataaaaaTCGATATGGGCAACGGTGGCTAAAAGTCCGGCTTACTTTACCCGCATTCAAAACCTaacaaattttggtttaaatgttaatttatcaaaaaaaaaattacatagtgAATTTGCTTATACTTAAATAGCTTTTTGGAGTTGGGTAGTTTGACGATAACTAggtataccatttaggacgtctcATTTAGgtaggtggaataagccctttagGCTCCTGCGGCAGTGGAGgggtgcgggagggtgacagttgtgTCAGGTTGACGAATCGCCGAGCTCGTCATCACACCCTTCCGCACCTCTCcaccgcaggaacctactcagttttGTGTTAGAT
This genomic interval carries:
- the LOC138404522 gene encoding G2/mitotic-specific cyclin-A-like, with amino-acid sequence MMRDRTPQVPNISDSKRVAILNWLVNINGSIGNPAVVQTAAWYLDALLSVTELNINKWQVVGVACYWIAMKIHGKSYSLKALVTIGGDAYSAKVLKFTERLVLRTLEFPIQPVVAQDFISYLSWECDATNYADIETAATMFYMAVLVLQKSLKLYPTALAAVAAIRNALNMLHKQELLEKLANNAVF